The window GCATCATACACTGCGGCGATGTGGTCGGGATGGATGTGGTGGAAACGCTCCAGGAGGTCGCCCCCCTGATCCTTGTTGCCGGAAACATGGACACCAGCGAGATAAAGGAGCGGTTTCCCAGGAAGAAGATCGTCCAGATGGGGGGCGTGCGGATCGGGGTCATCCACGGGTGGGGGACTCCCCACGGGATCCTCTCCAAGGTGCTCCATGCCTTCAGGACGGACGGTGTCGATGCCATCCTCTTCGGGCACACCCACTCTCCCATGAACCGATACAAGGACGGGATCCTGCTCTTCAATCCCGGGTCGCTTCTCGACAGGGACTTCACGTCGGTAAACTCTCTCGGCATTCTCGATGTG is drawn from Deltaproteobacteria bacterium and contains these coding sequences:
- a CDS encoding YfcE family phosphodiesterase, translating into MKRFGVISDTHEVRGARVIEAIGDRFAGVDGIIHCGDVVGMDVVETLQEVAPLILVAGNMDTSEIKERFPRKKIVQMGGVRIGVIHGWGTPHGILSKVLHAFRTDGVDAILFGHTHSPMNRYKDGILLFNPGSLLDRDFTSVNSLGILDVGTQVRGHIAEITP